In the Leishmania panamensis strain MHOM/PA/94/PSC-1 chromosome 30 sequence genome, one interval contains:
- a CDS encoding hypothetical protein (TriTrypDB/GeneDB-style sysID: LpmP.30.1270), with product MGVGVFTMRPTGSAGIGPKSNATRSAVLPLSSEERVEALSVTTPPPAAANTSVTAPAPPTTQNTSNPRKLLTDTQAARAVLVPAAVPAPLAAPQPHRRFPPYPRETSTLATPPPAEILSAPPAVAETAVKRLRKEGCVTEAPHSAQAVLFARAEEGHHYAAGGAIAGVNCLCRRSSHGTAVATNFKMKNGEDAKFNVKTSDEGRRGGAPLRSEGGFYSEEEMGQCAASAELSPSPEAPEAEEVTAAASASVEATDLADAPALLPPTGAPSQLRSTFIAYRPVARSVSPGPGLGQYKGLPLTAVQEVLELKHKVYRICLTGGPCAGKSTMLSAIQAKIPQRTGFRVMCVPEAATLLVSGGMQWDGSLTVPQQLGLLRTQLALEDQFYALAVASNVPTIIVSDRGTMDGRAFCTDAEFQEILHGVGSTMDALRDRYDAVIHMVTAADGAEEFYNLDNPARYEDLDGARTSDVRLREMYVGHPMFRLLDNSTTFEDKIERGLQVVAQVVHKEQCAPALPTYYVVRRCPTELPVACATYTTYTTVLGNSQMSDIRLLVKREMADGSTMHFFKSVRESPSSGSAALSSRVPPRQTSRTSTGASFRSSLSIPMGSTATPMQRRIESAQRISSREYASLCKHRDYTRTEVVMKATHFIFEGANYELTTLVAPSWAAGRQTLTVESCTVPTAQQQQQQQEHRHGSRHAAPLTPALRLPPFLEVDREVPVESLTTAFLISHKETGPLYTSLAFAPVFSRAVVTALGAHADTENILSSTLSTPRGTPALRAEMDTLPTSPVAAEKREEERISTKTAPSREGGRRVEDMESSVPAAEPPPLPAPARRGLALLDANTLSISASAIKSTTTKLVGASNVKGQPLTPRRDESTSIDMGHNSATPTSPCLAVEEEDVAETTTAAPAGERPQPEKLMARDPKCILPPIKSKKVPTAACVGN from the coding sequence ATGGGCGTAGGAGTGTTTACAATGCGGCCCACGGGCTCCGCTGGGATCGGGCCCAAATCCAACGCAACAAGGTCAGCAGTACTGCCACTCTCGTCGGAGGAGCGCGTGGAGGCACTCTCAgtgacgacgccgccgccagctgctgctaaTACATCTGTCACCGCACCAGCCCCTCCTACCACTCAGAACACTTCAAACCCTCGAAAGCTCCTCACGGATACCCAAGCGGCGCGTGCAGTGCTTGTGCCTGCAGCGGTACCTGCGCCActcgccgcgccgcagccgcatcgTCGCTTCCCTCCCTACCCTAGGGAGACCTCGACGTTGgccacacctcctccagcggaAATCTTGTCTGCGCCTCCGGCCGTGGCTGAGACCGCTGTCAAGAGGCTCCGCAAAGAGGGCTGCGTTACCGAGGCCCCGCACTCGGCGCAGGCAGTGCTGTTTGCgcgggcggaggagggacaCCATTacgccgctggtggtgctaTCGCTGGTGTGAATTGCCTTTGTCGAAGGTCTAGCcacggcaccgctgtcgccaccAACTTCAAGATGAAGAATGGCGAGGATGCCAAGTTTAATGTAAAGACATCAGACGAGGgacgacgaggtggcgcgCCTCTGCGCAGCGAAGGTGGCTTCtacagcgaagaggagatggGGCAGTGCGCTGCGTCCGCTGAATTGTCTCCATCACCAGAGGCGccggaggcagaggaggtgacggcggcggcgagtgCATCAGTGGAGGCCACGGATCTCGCCGATGCTCCGGCTTTGCTTCCTCCTACTGGTGCTCCTTCTCAACTGCGCAGCACTTTCATAGCTTACCGCCCTGTAGCTCGCTCTGTCTCTCCGGGGCCAGGGCTTGGGCAGTACAAAGGGCTTCCGCTCACGGCAGTGCAGGAAGTGCTGGAGTTGAAGCACAAAGTGTACCGTATCTGCCTCACCGGTGGCCCGTGCGCTGGCAAGTCCACAATGCTCTCAGCGATTCAGGCAAAGATCCCGCAGCGCACCGGCTTCCGAGTCATGTGCGTGCCGGAGGCTGCTACGCTCCTCGTCAGCGGCGGGATGCAGTGGGATGGCAGCCTTACCGTACCACAGCAGCTCGGGCTCCTTCGCACTCAGCTCGCCTTGGAGGACCAGTTCTACGCGCTCGCCGTGGCATCCAATGTGCCGACCATCATCGTATCTGACCGTGGCACGATGGACGGCCGCGCGTTCTGCACTGATGCGGAGTTCCAGGAAATCCTGCACGGCGTTGGTAGCACCATGGACGCGCTGCGTGACCGTTACGATGCCGTCATTCACAtggtcaccgccgccgatgggGCGGAGGAGTTCTACAACCTTGACAACCCAGCGCGGTACGAGGACCTCGACGGCGCACGCACCTCCGATGTTCGCCTACGGGAGATGTATGTTGGCCACCCCATGTTCCGCCTGCTTGACAACTCCACCACCTTCGAGGACAAGATTGAGCGAGGACTGCAGGTGGTCGCCCAGGTGGTGCACAAGGAGCAGTGCGCGCCGGCGTTGCCCACTTACTACGTAGTACGCCGCTGTCCAACTGAGCTTCCGGTGGCGTGCGCCACGTACACGACGTACACGACTGTACTGGGCAACAGCCAGATGAGCGACATCCGACTCCTCGTGAAGCGCGAGATGGCAGATGGGTCGACGATGCACTTCTTCAAGAGCGTACGCGAGTCTCCGTCGTCCGGCTCGGCTGCGTTGTCCTCGCGTGTTCCACCCCGCCAGACCTCGCGCACCAGCACTGGCGCCTCGTTCCGCAGCAGTCTGAGCATCCCGATGGGTAGCACAGCGACACCCATGCAGCGGCGCATTGAGAGCGCCCAGCGTATCAGCAGCCGCGAGTACGCGAGCTTGTGCAAGCACCGCGACTACACCCGCACTGAGGTGGTGATGAAGGCGACGCACTTCATCTTCGAGGGTGCCAACTATGAGTTGACGACACTGGTCGCGCCAAGCTGGGCCGCAGGGCGTCAGACGCTGACAGTGGAAAGCTGCACGGTgccgacggcgcagcagcagcagcagcagcaggagcatcGGCACGGCTCACGTCATGCTGCTCCGTtgacgccggcgctgcgcctcccaCCGTTTTTGGAGGTGGATCGTGAGGTGCCGGTGGAGAGCCTGACGACTGCCTTTCTCATCTCGCACAAAGAGACGGGTCCCCTCTACACGTCGCTGGCGTTTGCGCCTGTCTTCTCCCGTGCTGTGGTGACCGCCCTTGGTGCGCATGCCGACACGGAGAACATCCTGAGCAGCACGCTGAGTACACCTCGCGgcacgccagcgctgcgtgcAGAGATGGACACGCTTCCCACTTCCCCCGTAGCTgcggagaaaagggaggaagagaggataTCTACTAAAACTGCACCCTCGAGGGAGGGCGGCAGGCGAGTAGAGGATATGGAAAGCTCGGTGCCAGCAGCCGaaccgccgccgttgccggcgCCTGCACGTCGCGGGCTTGCTCTGCTCGACGCCAATACACTTTCTATCTCCGCATCTGCGATCAAATCCACCACGACCAAACTAGTGGGCGCATCTAACGTGAAAGGGCAGCCTTTGACGCCGCGCCGCGATGAATCAACCAGCATTGACATGGGCCACAACAGTGCTACCCCGACGAGCCCTTGCCTCGccgtagaggaggaggatgttGCCGAAACGACCACGGCGGCACCAGCAGGGGAGCGTCCGCAGCCAGAGAAGTTGATGGCGCGAGACCCCAAGTGTATCTTGCCCCCTATCAAGTCGAAAAAGGTGCCCACGGCAGCCTGCGTGGGCAACTAG
- a CDS encoding small nuclear ribonucleoprotein polypeptide e, putative (TriTrypDB/GeneDB-style sysID: LpmP.30.1260) has product MSSHTRQMENPTGVVHRFMQSHQRVCVWLVHDSHTRLEGNLLGYDEFMNVVLGDTTETNLRNDKSYNLGKILLRSDNVGVIHPIGV; this is encoded by the coding sequence ATGAGctcccacacacgccaaATGGAGAACCCCACGGGGGTGGTGCACCGCTTCATGCAGAGCCAtcagcgcgtgtgcgtgtggctggTGCACGATTCGCATACGCGCCTGGAGGGAAACCTGCTCGGCTACGACGAGTTTATGAATGTCGTGCTGGGTGACACGACTGAGACAAACCTACGAAACGACAAGAGCTACAATCTTGGCAAGATCTTGCTACGTAGCGACAACGTGGGCGTGATCCACCCCATCGGTGTTTAA
- a CDS encoding ubiquitin hydrolase, putative (TriTrypDB/GeneDB-style sysID: LpmP.30.1250): protein MLCCCVLEVDLDIFRGVFIEQWLNGKRHSSCQEALFFCTTCGPPAVQESLKRLSGSGSSGGANRRYNHTARKSTPEKKSSAGKSTFGTTLRKLFGASKSSTKADLITLSSKQHAGYHTRESGTRIISAEEEELPITPRTEKELYLCVTCGLCYCRDHACDHHYSRQQRSNVTGGDDQEAQQKGYPYHSFFIGVPSFVSTHPFHTLPETSWGLLFPTVTVREIEEGTANLSKPLPFYEHFEEICDASAACGASASHVSGIMTSNSYSFNRGRNAAGGSSSAAHARVSTYSSSGHLDCTSQLHSKVSSYVDRKEDCSPACRPALLTPIGAHSLLSPPEFHSSPPENWSYLTFCARCTDRQAVRLHGKQYDSEITCHLHLRRLGQLTALLAYFLYRGVRLEVPVAFLEYSVKKHVQQVERQRSQQRAHRLTEMQRVGRASELVCGLEVMGTAGAPHTSPIGGDVSTSPPTATVTSGFGVLSRTETDHVITRAAICGFSNESYFCYMNSVLQCLLRCRIFASPLLHLDLSKSPGKLTTSMARLLHQLPHQTYQDVRNGAVFAFVRSLRAQICHINVLFEEDEQQDAQEFLLTLLNGIEDEFNKGKSEEEKKTARCISFEGTLLSEVMCSQCKHCVPRNEMFMSLSIPIEKSIEDGIASLFAPTTLHGKDRYACETCFRKLSPKEQQGHNALAAFQAEAERRAKSDGKKLTREQVEERVYANSLYREAEVRTSLSHLGGSLAVHLLRFHYDPEAQDFIKVVTPVRISLTLDLTPYVSHEVVEDYKRIEKIYLLQCRFPNASERLLSKYLSHSKYDVKVATQRLLDDGHGVAETTDSRQNSSILANLSHTGVRSGKVVGDDGSEDVAGCGSIFGDPSDVNSSFAVSSLSNNPNSDQNVSAKTTARSGARADRGGGKATLPECTPMSPAAICAISRDEFDPFGERIPPKPSLVRHLVGIVAHRGSLHGGHYIAFVRHLTHPHVWFRCDDEDVDVVEEKYVLDHEAEVYLAFYE, encoded by the coding sequence ATGTTATGCTGCTGTGTCCTGGAGGTGGACCTCGATATTTTCCGTGGAGTCTTCATAGAGCAATGGCTGAACGGGAAGAGGCATAGCAGCTGTCAGGAggcgctcttcttctgcacGACGTGCGGTCCACCAGCGGTGCAGGAGTCGCTAAAGAGACTTTCgggtagcggcagcagcggtggcgccaacCGGCGCTACAACCACACAGCCAGGAAGAGCACcccagagaaaaaaagctcTGCCGGCAAGTCCACCTTTGGCACAACGCTGAGGAAGTTGTTTGGCGCGtcgaagagcagcaccaaaGCGGATCTGATCACCCTTTCGTCCAAGCAGCACGCTGGCTACCACACACGGGAGTCCGGCACTCGCATTATatcagcagaggaggaggaactcCCAATCACACCACggacggagaaggagctgtACCTGTGCGTGACCTGTGGATTGTGTTACTGTCGTGACCACGCTTGCGACCACCACTACAgtcgtcagcagcgcagcaatGTGACAGGTGGCGACGACCAGGAAGCGCAACAGAAGGGCTATCCGTACCACTCCTTCTTTATCGGCGTCCCAAGCTTTGTGAGTACGCACCCTTTCCACACTCTACCGGAGACGTCGTGGGGGCTGCTTTTCCCCACGGTGACGGTGCGCGAGATCGAGGAAGGCACAGCCAACTTGTCAAAGCCGCTCCCTTTCTATGAGCACTTCGAGGAAATTTGtgacgccagcgctgcctgcgGGGCGAGTGCTTCACATGTAAGCGGCATCATGACTTCCAACAGTTACAGCTTCAACCGCGGCAGGAATGCAGCAGGCGGTTCCTCCAGCGCGGCGCATGCACGCGTGAGCAcgtacagcagcagtggccaCCTCGACTGCACGTCGCAGCTACATTCGAAGGTGAGCAGCTACGTCGATAGAAAGGAGGACTGCTCCCCAGCGTGTCGACCTGCCCTGCTTACCCCCATCGGGGCCCAcagcctcctctctccgccaGAGTTCCACTCCTCCCCGCCCGAGAACTGGTCGTATCTCACGTTCTGCGCCCGATGCACCGACCGACAGGCGGTGCGACTGCATGGCAAGCAGTACGACAGCGAAATCACGTGCCACCTCCATCTGCGCCGGCTGGGGCAGCTCACAGCGCTTCTTGCGTACTTCCTTTATCGTGGGGTGCGTCTTGAAGTACCGGTGGCGTTCTTGGAGTACTCCGTAAAGAAGCACGTACAGCAGGTGGAGCGGCAACGcagccagcagcgcgcgcacagATTGACTGAGATGCAGCGTGTTGGTCGCGCCTCAGAGCTCGTCTGCGGGCTGGAGGTGATGGGGACGGCAGGCGCGCCCCACACAAGCCCCATCGGCGGCGACGTGTCCACATCGCCGCCGACGGCGACCGTGACGAGTGGCTTCGGCGTGCTGTCACGCACAGAGACGGACCACGTCATAACCCGTGCGGCGATCTGCGGCTTTTCCAACGAGAGCTACTTTTGCTACATGAactcggtgctgcagtgcctgctgcggtgccgcatCTTTGCAAGTCCACTGCTGCATCTCGACTTGTCCAAGAGCCCTGGTAAGCTCACCACGTCCATGGCGCGTTTGCTTCACCAGTTGCCGCACCAGACGTACCAGGATGTGCGGAACGGCGCCGTCTTTGCGTTCGTGCGCTCACTGCGGGCGCAGATTTGCCACATCAATGTGCTCTTCGAAGAGGATGAGCAGCAGGATGCCCAAGAGTTTCTCTTAACATTGCTCAACGGCATTGAGGATGAGTTCAATaagggaaagagcgaagaggagaagaagacaGCGCGCTGTATCAGCTTCGAGGGCACGCTACTTTCCGAGGTCATGTGTTCCCAATGCAAGCACTGCGTTCCACGCAACGAAATGTTCATGTCCCTCTCCATCCCCATCGAAAAGAGCATCGAGGACGGTATTGCATCGCTCTTCGCGCCGACCACACTGCACGGCAAGGACCGCTACGCGTGCGAGACCTGTTTCCGGAAGCTTTCGCCgaaagagcagcaggggcaCAACGCCCTTGCCGCTTTccaggcggaggcggagaggagggccAAGTCAGATGGGAAGAAGCTCACCAGGGAGCAGGTAGAGGAGCGCGTGTACGCCAACTCGCTCTATAGGGAGGCCGAGGTGCGCACTTCGCTCTCCCACCTTGGGGGAAGCCTTGCGGTGCATCTTCTTCGCTTCCACTACGACCCAGAGGCACAGGACTTTATAAAGGTGGTCACACCGGTGCGCATCTCACTCACTCTCGACCTCACCCCATACGTCAGCCACGAGGTTGTGGAGGACTACAAGCGCATAGAGAAGATCTATCTCTTGCAGTGCCGCTTCCCAAACGCGTCGGAGAGGCTGCTCAGCAAGTACCTAAGCCACTCTAAGTATGACGTCAAGGTGGCCACGCAGAGGCTACTGGATGACGGTCACGGGGTAGCCGAGACGACGGACTCGCGGCAGAACAGCAGCATCCTCGCTAACCTCAGCCACACTGGAGTGAGGTCCGGCAAAGTGGTAGGCGACGACGGGTCTGAGGACGTGGCtggctgcggcagcatctTTGGTGACCCCTCTGACGTCAACTCCTCTTTCGCTGTGTCGTCGCTTTCCAACAACCCCAACAGCGATCAAAACGTCTCTGCCAAAACGACGGCCAGGTCGGGCGCACGCGCtgacagaggaggtgggaaGGCAACACTGCCCGAGTGCACCCCGATGTCCCCTGCAGCTATTTGCGCTATTAGTCGCGACGAATTCGACCCATTTGGCGAGCGCATCCCCCCGAAGCCATCGTTAGTGCGTCACCTGGTCGGCATCGTTGCGCATCGCGGCTCGCTACACGGGGGCCACTACATCGCCTTCGTGCGCCACCTCACTCACCCGCATGTCTGGTTTCGctgcgacgacgaggacgtcgacgtggtggaggagaagtaCGTGCTCGATCACGAAGCAGAGGTGTACCTCGCCTTCTACGAGTAG
- a CDS encoding hypothetical protein (TriTrypDB/GeneDB-style sysID: LpmP.30.1280) encodes MSGRRNRNQAEGGGGCCNAAGGLSSDDKEVPVECLICADPCRALCVFQCGHYTCYSCGLRIHSVNKGSCPVCRKEATEMPIITQKVSREEEQFSAEEVASMRRVVTTDHYLRCVIDSPQLACEMAKLYEYTCPIESCWCQGYQDPFLKINVLKDHLWVDHELMYCEVCLQHRPAFLCEQVAYSSTALQHHMEGRCRHDRSSFTGHPPCRFCKRTNRFYDGESLLKHMQQQHYTCDVCNRGQFTFTFYASRQKLDQHFQMCHKICDHPDCSSLDLMMRVFGNEIDLMVHKQRVHGVKAKVTFSPAMFGEASGAPAGSGSTGTAPATASNANVIQITFDHIFRVETVAMMPTKENCHGGGRHGGGGGGGQRSVDTVHAPEENGIPLYYLHSDTLPILTRPVASDVGTASISARSGGAWRNDTRSDPSFSAFAIAEDMRNYNVRNKLPTDRKQIEQRLNDMLSKHLRSPVAYAQFRSYTRDFMESAMLTSKYYDVLARECFPNPQVFHGVFPLIVATVPVAAKQAALQEVHKMRMAPEMQRIARAREEDARKEAEARTAAASAEEVRNCKAEKNNSNTNGGNKKSAPAGAPSPFGRKNAKGEGGRQNAWLTTDTRSKFGVSSSAPAQHQDPFLNAHATSPTTLAPSAAASLKSNSNSGPRAWGSATVTSLGPSSTTPAAASAPVSTAVHVGGGLVINEETFPSLPNNGIRRDPISKAQRAKPNAWFKR; translated from the coding sequence ATGAGTGGAAGAAGGAATCGAAATCAAgctgaaggcggcggcggctgctgtAACGCTGCGGGTGGCCTGAGCTCGGATGACAAGGAAGTCCCAGTGGAATGTCTCATCTGTGCTGACCCGTGCCGTGCGCTCTGCGTGTTCCAGTGCGGACACTACACATGCTACAGCTGTGGCTTGCGCATCCACAGCGTGAACAAGGGCAGCTGCCCGGTTTGCCGAAAGGAGGCGACAGAGATGCCGATCATTACGCAGAAGGTGAgtcgcgaggaggagcagttctccgctgaggaggtggcgaGTATGCGGCGGGTCGTCACGACTGATCATTACCTGCGCTGCGTCATTGATTCTCCACAGCTCGCGTGCGAGATGGCGAAGCTGTACGAGTATACTTGCCCTATCGagagctgctggtgccaGGGATACCAAGATCCGTTTCTCAAAATCAACGTGCTCAAGGATCACTTGTGGGTCGATCACGAGCTCATGTATTGTGAAGTGTGTCTCCAGCACAGACCTGCCTTCTTGTGCGAGCAAGTGGCCTACTCTAGTACtgccctgcagcaccacatGGAGGGGCGGTGCCGACATGACCGGTCGTCGTTCACAGGCCACCCACCGTGTCGCTTCTGCAAGCGCACGAACCGGTTCTACGATGGCGAatcgctgctgaagcacatgcagcagcagcactacacGTGTGATGTGTGCAATCGAGGTCAGTTCACCTTTACCTTTTACGCCAGTCGCCAAAAGCTTGACCAGCACTTTCAGATGTGCCACAAAATATGCGACCATCCCGACTGTTCGTCGCTTGATTTGATGATGCGTGTGTTCGGCAACGAGATTGATCTGATGGTGCACAAGCAACGCGTCCATGGCGTCAAGGCGAAGGTGACGTTCTCGCCAGCCATGTTCGGCGAAGCATCAGGCGCGCCAGCGGGCAGCGGCTCTACCGGCACCgcgccggcgacggcgtcgaaCGCAAACGTGATTCAGATCACGTTTGATCACATTTTCCGCGTAGAGACGGTGGCTATGATGCCAACCAAGGAGAACTGTCACGGTGGCGGTCGCcatggaggtggtggtggtggtggccaaCGCAGCGTAGATACAGTGCACGCCCCGGAGGAGAACGGCATCCCGTTGTACTACTTGCACAGCGACACCTTACCGATCCTTACCCGCCCTGTTGCAAGCGACGTCGGCACAGCAAGTATCTCAGCGCGCTCCGGTGGGGCGTGGAGAAACGACACGAGAAGTGacccctccttctccgccttcgccatcGCTGAGGATATGCGCAACTACAACGTTAGGAACAAGCTCCCGACGGATAGGAAGCAGATTGAGCAGCGCCTGAACGACATGCTGAGCAAACACTTGCGCTCGCCAGTCGCCTACGCACAGTTCCGCAGCTACACTCGGGATTTCATGGAATCAGCAATGCTAACCTCCAAGTATTACGACGTGCTCGCGAGAGAGTGCTTTCCTAACCCACAGGTGTTTCATGGTGTGTTCCCGTTGATTGTAGCGACCGTGCCAGTGGCGGCGAAGCAGGCAGCCTTGCAGGAGGTGCATAAGATGCGCATGGCCCCTGAGATGCAGCGCATTGCTCGGGCtcgcgaggaggacgcgcggaaagaggcagaggcacgcacagctgcggcatctgcagaggaggtgcggaACTGCAAAGCTGAAaagaacaacagcaacactAACGGTGGCAACAAGAAAAGCGCGCCAGCAGGTGCGCCGTCTCCCTTTGGAAGGAAGAACGccaagggagagggaggccgGCAGAATGCATGGCTGACGACGGATACGCGGTCCAAGTTCGGTGTCAGCAGCTCCGCGCCAGCACAACATCAGGATCCCTTTCTTAATGCCCACGCCACCTCACCAACGACGTTGGcgccgtctgcagcggcgtcccTGAAGTCGAACTCGAACAGCGGCCCGCGCGCATGGGGGTCTGCTACGGTCACCTCGTTGGGCCCGTCTTCCACCACGCCTGCTGCGGCCTCGGCGCCAGTGTCTACAGCAGTCCATGTGGGGGGAGGACTGGTCATCAATGAAGAGACGTTCCCGTCGTTACCGAACAACGGTATTCGTCGTGACCCAATCAGCAAGGCGCAGCGGGCAAAACCGAACGCGTGGTTTAAGcggtaa